From Dermochelys coriacea isolate rDerCor1 chromosome 9, rDerCor1.pri.v4, whole genome shotgun sequence, one genomic window encodes:
- the LAMP3 gene encoding lysosome-associated membrane glycoprotein 3 isoform X2, with amino-acid sequence MGRRALEVVLLNVVCAFLSCHADVGNYEMELKSTPQSTLFLQRTTSAQSVSPYQITSSSHAVTTLFSSRTSNIITTPLSQRTSVLTATQTTNHHQVTTASAPNMTTQARENSTQLTSKMTDPILTTTVASKKTTAKAPTNETTTHVRVTTKGQTSNKTTIQRTEKTTLPTNQTTHSRVATTAAAKKTTGKPTSPTNQTTTLAVTTTATTKKTAAKTTTQPTKQTTHTAAKTTARTNMTTIHPGNQTTRPTTTATVGPTLAPDTSSPTTGTYNVSNGSVNCIKASMGLELIVQNSKTHKKGYFNIDPNITQTSGSCGNLQSNLNLTFNGGFISFSFVKKDRVYYLSTVEASLKIPSVGSWHNVTSKQLFTATIGNSFKCLSKQMVNLADNFQLLTVNTQLQAFAIVGNQFGKVNECAADFNIIFPAIGFFVIFITGILALILYVVCLKRKSSAYQRI; translated from the exons ATGGGTAGGCGTGCTCTGGAGGTGGTATTGCTAAACGTTGTCTGTG CATTTTTATCCTGCCATGCTGATGTGGGGAATTATGAGATGGAGCTCAAATCAACCCCACAATCTACTTTGTTCCTACAGAGAACTACTTCTGCTCAGTCAGTTTCCCCATATCAGATAACTTCTTCCAGCCATGCAGTCACCACACTTTTCTCCAGCAGGACAAGTAATATTATAACTACCCCATTAAGCCAAAGAACATCTGTACTCACTGCCACCCAAACAACAAACCATCATCAGGTAACAACAGCATCGGCCCCTAACATGACAACGCAAGCAAGAGAAAACAGCACCCAGCTGACCAGCAAGATGACCGATCCAATATTAACAACTACAGTAGCAAGTAAGAAAACAACCGCAAAGGCCCCGACCAATGAAACTACAACCCATGTAAGAGTAACAACTAAAGGACAAACATCTAACAAGACAACCATCCAGAGAACTGAGAAAACCACACtgccaaccaaccaaacaacccATTCAAGGGTAGCAACTACAGCTGCAGCTAAGAAGACAACTGGAAAGCCCACATCACCAACCAATCAAACTACAACCCTTGCAGTAACAACTACAGCAACAACCAAGAAGACAGCTGCAAAGACCACCACACAGCCAACTAAACAAACAACTCATACAGCAGCAAAAACTACAGCCAGAACCAACATGACAACCATTCATCCAGGGAATCAAACAACCAGACCCACTACGACAGCCACCGTGGGGCCCACCCTTGCACCTGATACATCATCACCCACTACTGGAACCTACAATGTTTCCAATGGAAGTGTGAACTGCATTAAAGCATCAATGGGATTGGAGCTGATTGTTCAAAATTCTAAGACG CATAAGAAGGGATACTTCAATATTGATCCCAATATCACACAAACATCTGGAAGCTGTGGAAATCTGCAATCAAATCTGAACTTAACTTTTAACGGAGGCTTTATAAGCTTCTCCTTTGTAAAG AAAGATAGAGTCTATTACCTCAGTACAGTTGAGGCCAGCTTAAAGATACCCTCCGTGG GTTCATGGCACAATGTTACAAGCAAGCAGCTGTTTACAGCTACGATTGGGAATTCATTTAAGTGTCTCAGCAAACAGATGGTGAACCTGGCAGACAActtccagctgctcactgttaaCACCCAACTCCAAGCCTTTGCCATTGTTGGTAACCAGTTTGGGAAAG
- the LAMP3 gene encoding lysosome-associated membrane glycoprotein 3 isoform X1: protein MGRRALEVVLLNVVCAFLSCHADVGNYEMELKSTPQSTLFLQRTTSAQSVSPYQITSSSHAVTTLFSSRTSNIITTPLSQRTSVLTATQTTNHHQVTTASAPNMTTQARENSTQLTSKMTDPILTTTVASKKTTAKAPTNETTTHVRVTTKGQTSNKTTIQRTEKTTLPTNQTTHSRVATTAAAKKTTGKPTSPTNQTTTLAVTTTATTKKTAAKTTTQPTKQTTHTAAKTTARTNMTTIHPGNQTTRPTTTATVGPTLAPDTSSPTTGTYNVSNGSVNCIKASMGLELIVQNSKTHKKGYFNIDPNITQTSGSCGNLQSNLNLTFNGGFISFSFVKKDRVYYLSTVEASLKIPSVGSWHNVTSKQLFTATIGNSFKCLSKQMVNLADNFQLLTVNTQLQAFAIVGNQFGKEEECFLDKNRRTIPIALGLSILGLFVIVLALGLISRRKPNRGYERI, encoded by the exons ATGGGTAGGCGTGCTCTGGAGGTGGTATTGCTAAACGTTGTCTGTG CATTTTTATCCTGCCATGCTGATGTGGGGAATTATGAGATGGAGCTCAAATCAACCCCACAATCTACTTTGTTCCTACAGAGAACTACTTCTGCTCAGTCAGTTTCCCCATATCAGATAACTTCTTCCAGCCATGCAGTCACCACACTTTTCTCCAGCAGGACAAGTAATATTATAACTACCCCATTAAGCCAAAGAACATCTGTACTCACTGCCACCCAAACAACAAACCATCATCAGGTAACAACAGCATCGGCCCCTAACATGACAACGCAAGCAAGAGAAAACAGCACCCAGCTGACCAGCAAGATGACCGATCCAATATTAACAACTACAGTAGCAAGTAAGAAAACAACCGCAAAGGCCCCGACCAATGAAACTACAACCCATGTAAGAGTAACAACTAAAGGACAAACATCTAACAAGACAACCATCCAGAGAACTGAGAAAACCACACtgccaaccaaccaaacaacccATTCAAGGGTAGCAACTACAGCTGCAGCTAAGAAGACAACTGGAAAGCCCACATCACCAACCAATCAAACTACAACCCTTGCAGTAACAACTACAGCAACAACCAAGAAGACAGCTGCAAAGACCACCACACAGCCAACTAAACAAACAACTCATACAGCAGCAAAAACTACAGCCAGAACCAACATGACAACCATTCATCCAGGGAATCAAACAACCAGACCCACTACGACAGCCACCGTGGGGCCCACCCTTGCACCTGATACATCATCACCCACTACTGGAACCTACAATGTTTCCAATGGAAGTGTGAACTGCATTAAAGCATCAATGGGATTGGAGCTGATTGTTCAAAATTCTAAGACG CATAAGAAGGGATACTTCAATATTGATCCCAATATCACACAAACATCTGGAAGCTGTGGAAATCTGCAATCAAATCTGAACTTAACTTTTAACGGAGGCTTTATAAGCTTCTCCTTTGTAAAG AAAGATAGAGTCTATTACCTCAGTACAGTTGAGGCCAGCTTAAAGATACCCTCCGTGG GTTCATGGCACAATGTTACAAGCAAGCAGCTGTTTACAGCTACGATTGGGAATTCATTTAAGTGTCTCAGCAAACAGATGGTGAACCTGGCAGACAActtccagctgctcactgttaaCACCCAACTCCAAGCCTTTGCCATTGTTGGTAACCAGTTTGGGAAAG